The following proteins are co-located in the Vibrio astriarenae genome:
- a CDS encoding DEAD/DEAH box helicase: MKFTELGLNPILVKQLESLNFTVPTEVQQQAIPEVLAGKDVLAAAQTGTGKTAAFALPILNKLLECQGVLEEARQPRALVLVPTRELAQQVLESIQALSQTTSLVTVSLYGGTSINVQTNKLRKGCDIVVATPGRLLDHLYCKNLNLKSISHFVLDEADRMLDMGFKPDIQRVLRTLGDQPRQTLLFSATFHKGIKNFAYRLLDAPIEVEVSPANTTTDLVEQIVYPVDKSRKHELLSFLIGSRNWQQVLVFTKTKQGSDALAKELKLDGIEAVSINGDKSQGARQRALDDFKVGKVRALIATDVAARGLDIPQLEQVVNFDMPFKAEDYVHRIGRTGRAGQKGLAVSLMSHDEQRLVDAIERLLDTRLPQEWLAGYEPQPQSEVNPERPNKRLSKSAQKKALKARLGIQSKRR; encoded by the coding sequence ATGAAATTTACCGAGCTAGGCTTAAATCCCATTTTGGTTAAACAGTTGGAGTCATTGAACTTCACGGTACCAACCGAGGTTCAACAGCAAGCGATTCCGGAGGTTTTAGCTGGTAAAGATGTTTTAGCAGCCGCTCAGACGGGAACAGGTAAAACAGCAGCGTTTGCTTTGCCCATTCTTAACAAGCTACTTGAGTGTCAAGGCGTTCTTGAAGAGGCTAGACAGCCAAGAGCGTTGGTATTGGTGCCAACTCGAGAGCTCGCACAGCAAGTGCTCGAGAGCATTCAAGCGCTTTCCCAAACCACATCGCTTGTCACAGTTTCGCTGTATGGTGGCACGAGTATTAATGTCCAGACGAATAAACTGCGTAAAGGATGCGACATTGTTGTCGCGACACCAGGTCGTCTTTTAGACCATCTCTACTGCAAAAATTTGAATCTAAAATCGATCAGTCACTTTGTTCTCGATGAAGCTGACCGAATGCTCGACATGGGCTTTAAACCAGATATTCAAAGAGTCCTGCGCACGTTAGGTGATCAGCCTCGTCAAACACTACTGTTTTCTGCCACTTTCCACAAAGGTATTAAGAATTTTGCTTACCGTCTGCTTGATGCACCGATTGAAGTTGAAGTGTCCCCAGCGAATACCACTACTGATTTAGTGGAGCAGATCGTTTATCCCGTGGATAAATCGCGTAAACATGAGTTGCTCTCTTTCTTAATTGGGTCAAGAAATTGGCAGCAGGTTTTGGTGTTTACCAAAACGAAACAAGGCAGTGATGCGTTGGCCAAAGAGCTCAAATTAGATGGTATTGAGGCAGTATCGATCAATGGTGACAAAAGCCAAGGGGCGCGCCAACGTGCGTTAGACGACTTTAAAGTAGGCAAGGTGCGTGCGCTGATTGCTACTGATGTCGCAGCGAGAGGCCTTGATATCCCGCAATTAGAGCAAGTTGTCAACTTTGATATGCCGTTTAAGGCAGAAGACTACGTACACCGAATTGGTCGCACGGGGCGTGCTGGGCAAAAAGGACTCGCAGTGTCTTTGATGAGTCATGACGAGCAACGCCTTGTGGATGCTATTGAGAGACTGCTAGACACTCGCTTACCGCAAGAATGGCTGGCGGGTTATGAGCCTCAACCTCAATCCGAGGTCAATCCAGAGCGACCAAACAAGAGGTTGAGTAAGTCTGCTCAAAAGAAAGCGCTTAAAGCGCGCTTAGGTATTCAGTCAAAGCGTCGATAA
- a CDS encoding putative hemolysin, whose protein sequence is MNVKMILMGIGLSALVSGCADVQEKYDVGEYTAVSNPASVYCVEQEGELVMVTEAGKRVTYCKLSDDEMVEQWEYFRENHKEEKEM, encoded by the coding sequence ATGAACGTAAAAATGATATTGATGGGAATTGGTCTAAGTGCGCTCGTCAGTGGTTGTGCTGATGTCCAAGAGAAATACGATGTTGGTGAATACACCGCTGTGTCCAATCCTGCTTCTGTTTACTGTGTTGAACAAGAGGGCGAGTTGGTTATGGTTACAGAGGCAGGCAAGCGCGTAACGTATTGCAAACTCTCTGATGATGAGATGGTGGAGCAGTGGGAATATTTCCGCGAAAACCATAAAGAAGAAAAAGAGATGTAA
- the torS gene encoding TMAO reductase system sensor histidine kinase/response regulator TorS, with protein MSMFNTHSIGGRLLMAFAAMALLVLASASIGVVGFSLVSKTERNVVTKAIPSMIEARQVAELSARMVSSVQLLANAQTELERQQAGQQLFTKLESLLNHIRALGADSFDTELLNQLEVNVESIIDTLANLGIAVEKRLLLSEDIHQRLLLMREVGRELEGLTRTQVLNTSTVAVANVTQIYGLVNSSDQEEVYNALDNLVEVDLDLSDRLHELHLLAFQILNQIEELRSATDAQRIADIRHSYNDNLTIMQRRVSAVEDPTRHQQMVSIIDDLQAKQIVFELIAQRESNSAQSQTFLSNALEQFAALNQTVSQLVDESNQVTTDSVVDLKQTLEQARLTLAVLGILGLIIVGFIIWKLVYVSVIQRLDRYSSSLAAISDGQYPDDVPTSGSDELSQMGKAINKARDTSKALSVLVEKEAAARGALEQHKSQLEDLVFERTHQLQQSNERLNSEVVNHARARQEAESANKAKSAFLATMSHEIRTPLNGVLGTTQLLREGELSPQQAQYVEVINRSGSSLLTVLNDVLDYSKIEAGHFSLQSRAFDLKQLVEDVIGLFQAQAEHKGLQLSAQIESDVGRYWQGDSVRLHQVLSNLISNAVKFTEHGYIDLYISLDVEDETSLRFEVSDSGVGIRADEQAHLFDPFSQSKSGQSKIGGTGLGLAICQKLVQAMGSQIELASEEGQGAQFAFALSLPKASQQALQQCQSYPSTSSESESYHILLVEDNPVNQLVAQGFLVKLGHSYQMAKDSHQARALLASSRFDLALFDINLPDGTGVELLQWAKEQKLKTMPILAVSAHVFEEEVTEYLAAGFDGFVGKPIEKRKLHNAIASVMGEEVFVTSKPAISEPESTAVADTSSKLDIETLAKDYEVLGRAKVQQLIELFASTSQETLHEMDALADGKDRETASLAHRLKGSAASLGLTRLVQLCLAIEKSPLASAEYRASSATLYKARQDAVESLQMWIDGQP; from the coding sequence ATGAGCATGTTCAATACCCACAGCATCGGTGGTCGGCTGTTGATGGCGTTTGCTGCGATGGCACTGCTCGTACTCGCTTCTGCTTCGATCGGGGTTGTTGGTTTTAGTTTAGTGTCAAAAACAGAGCGCAATGTCGTGACGAAAGCGATTCCTTCAATGATTGAAGCGCGACAAGTTGCCGAGCTAAGTGCAAGAATGGTTTCTTCAGTCCAGTTATTGGCCAACGCACAAACTGAACTGGAGCGTCAACAAGCTGGGCAGCAGCTCTTTACCAAGTTGGAATCTCTTCTAAACCATATCCGTGCGCTGGGAGCGGACTCTTTTGATACCGAACTTCTTAATCAGCTTGAGGTTAATGTCGAGAGCATCATTGATACACTGGCTAATTTGGGAATAGCAGTTGAAAAACGACTATTACTGTCTGAAGACATTCATCAGCGTCTACTGTTGATGAGAGAAGTGGGCCGAGAGCTAGAGGGGCTAACGAGAACCCAAGTATTGAATACCAGTACGGTTGCTGTTGCCAATGTGACGCAAATATACGGTTTGGTGAACTCGAGTGACCAAGAAGAGGTGTACAACGCACTGGATAACCTAGTTGAAGTCGATCTAGATCTTAGCGACCGATTACATGAGCTGCACCTGCTCGCCTTTCAAATACTCAATCAAATAGAAGAACTGCGTTCAGCCACTGATGCTCAGCGGATTGCAGATATTCGTCACTCATATAATGATAATCTCACGATAATGCAGCGACGTGTTTCTGCCGTTGAAGATCCGACGAGACATCAACAAATGGTGAGTATTATTGATGACTTGCAAGCGAAACAGATCGTATTCGAACTGATCGCTCAAAGAGAGTCAAACAGCGCACAATCGCAGACATTCTTGTCTAACGCGCTTGAACAATTTGCCGCTCTGAACCAGACGGTCAGCCAGCTGGTGGATGAGTCGAATCAAGTGACCACAGATTCTGTTGTCGATTTAAAGCAGACTCTAGAGCAAGCACGTTTGACTCTGGCCGTTCTCGGTATTTTGGGCCTAATCATTGTCGGCTTTATTATCTGGAAGCTGGTCTATGTGTCGGTAATTCAACGTCTTGACCGTTACTCCAGCTCTCTAGCTGCCATATCAGATGGACAATACCCCGATGATGTCCCAACTTCGGGGAGTGATGAGCTATCACAAATGGGTAAGGCGATCAACAAAGCGCGCGACACGTCTAAAGCTTTGTCTGTTTTGGTAGAGAAAGAAGCGGCGGCGCGAGGTGCATTAGAGCAGCACAAATCGCAGCTAGAAGACTTAGTGTTTGAGCGAACTCATCAGTTGCAACAGAGTAATGAGCGCTTGAACAGTGAGGTCGTGAATCACGCCCGAGCACGTCAAGAGGCCGAATCGGCCAACAAAGCGAAATCTGCTTTCCTCGCAACCATGAGTCATGAAATACGCACGCCTTTGAATGGTGTATTGGGGACAACTCAGTTGCTACGCGAGGGAGAGTTATCACCCCAGCAAGCGCAGTATGTAGAGGTGATTAACCGAAGTGGTAGCAGTTTGCTGACAGTACTCAACGACGTATTGGATTACTCCAAAATAGAGGCGGGACACTTCTCTCTGCAATCTCGCGCTTTTGATTTGAAGCAGCTTGTCGAGGATGTCATTGGGTTGTTTCAAGCGCAGGCTGAGCATAAAGGTCTACAGCTTAGTGCGCAGATTGAATCTGATGTAGGGCGTTATTGGCAAGGAGATTCAGTACGCCTACACCAAGTGCTCAGCAACTTGATTAGCAATGCCGTTAAGTTTACTGAGCATGGGTATATTGACTTGTATATCAGCTTGGATGTAGAAGACGAAACGTCCCTTCGCTTCGAGGTTTCAGACTCTGGAGTAGGGATCAGAGCTGATGAACAAGCGCACCTTTTTGATCCGTTTAGCCAGTCTAAGTCAGGGCAGTCCAAGATAGGTGGAACAGGCCTCGGCTTAGCGATATGTCAAAAACTCGTTCAAGCGATGGGAAGCCAAATTGAACTGGCTTCTGAAGAGGGACAAGGAGCACAGTTCGCTTTTGCCTTGTCTTTGCCTAAGGCTTCTCAACAAGCGTTGCAGCAGTGTCAAAGCTACCCAAGTACCAGTTCGGAATCAGAGAGTTATCACATATTGTTGGTTGAAGATAACCCAGTCAACCAGCTGGTGGCTCAAGGCTTTTTGGTCAAACTTGGTCATAGCTATCAAATGGCAAAAGATAGCCATCAAGCGCGAGCGCTTCTGGCGTCGTCACGGTTTGACCTAGCCCTATTTGATATCAACCTACCTGATGGTACTGGTGTTGAGTTGCTTCAGTGGGCAAAAGAGCAAAAACTCAAAACAATGCCGATTCTGGCGGTATCAGCACATGTCTTTGAAGAGGAAGTGACTGAATACCTAGCTGCTGGTTTTGATGGGTTTGTTGGCAAGCCGATAGAGAAACGGAAACTGCATAACGCAATAGCATCTGTAATGGGGGAGGAAGTGTTTGTCACCTCGAAACCCGCAATCTCTGAGCCTGAATCGACAGCGGTAGCAGATACGAGTAGCAAATTGGATATCGAGACCCTAGCCAAAGACTATGAGGTATTAGGCAGAGCAAAGGTGCAGCAACTGATCGAGCTATTTGCTTCCACTAGTCAAGAGACCCTGCATGAGATGGACGCTTTAGCGGATGGAAAGGATAGAGAGACAGCTAGCCTAGCGCACAGACTCAAAGGGTCGGCGGCGAGTTTAGGTTTAACACGATTGGTTCAGCTATGTCTTGCTATTGAAAAGTCCCCTTTAGCATCAGCTGAATATCGCGCGAGCAGTGCAACGCTCTATAAAGCTCGCCAAGATGCGGTTGAATCACTGCAAATGTGGATTGATGGGCAACCATAA
- the torT gene encoding TMAO reductase system periplasmic protein TorT, which yields MLTSLLSSNLTTKLGLLVSILGVSANVWGQSTKLCAVYPHLKDSYWLSVNYGMVDEARKQQVTLRVFESGSYDNIEKQQEQLIACREWGADAILLGSVSPTAYQHDLQQLTYDIPVFAVVNYLELDSDNQPILKSTIGVDWHGMGFLSGQFLAQQAEKQPQPIKVALLPGPKSSGGTKPVLQGFYDAIQHQDVEIIATYWGDNDKELQRNLIQKLLEKYDEIDYIYGSAVAIEAAISELRGKQYSDIGLIATYLSHGVYRGLVRNKVEFAPTDHMVRQGRASIRQAISYLNDGSIDHSIPISIQGLTPHKLSSFQQEESLSPSEYRPTFFSTP from the coding sequence ATGCTGACAAGTTTGCTCTCATCCAACCTGACAACAAAACTAGGGTTACTCGTCTCCATTTTAGGAGTGAGTGCTAATGTCTGGGGGCAGTCGACAAAACTGTGCGCGGTATATCCGCACCTCAAGGACTCCTATTGGTTATCGGTCAATTACGGCATGGTGGATGAAGCTCGGAAACAACAAGTTACCTTGCGCGTGTTCGAATCTGGCAGTTATGACAATATCGAAAAACAACAAGAACAACTTATCGCCTGCCGCGAGTGGGGGGCAGATGCGATATTACTCGGTTCCGTATCTCCTACCGCTTACCAACATGATCTGCAGCAACTAACGTACGATATTCCCGTGTTTGCCGTCGTCAACTACCTAGAATTAGATAGTGACAACCAACCAATACTCAAATCGACCATCGGGGTTGATTGGCATGGCATGGGCTTTCTCTCCGGCCAGTTTTTAGCGCAGCAGGCAGAAAAGCAGCCTCAGCCAATCAAAGTTGCTCTGCTGCCTGGGCCCAAATCGAGTGGTGGTACCAAGCCTGTACTTCAGGGCTTTTATGACGCGATACAGCACCAAGATGTTGAGATTATTGCCACTTACTGGGGGGATAATGACAAAGAACTCCAGCGTAACCTGATCCAGAAACTGCTAGAGAAGTACGACGAGATCGACTACATCTACGGTAGTGCCGTTGCTATTGAAGCCGCCATTAGCGAGCTTCGAGGCAAGCAATATAGCGACATAGGATTAATCGCTACCTATTTAAGTCATGGGGTCTATCGAGGACTAGTTAGAAACAAGGTTGAATTTGCTCCAACCGATCACATGGTGCGGCAAGGTCGAGCTTCTATACGCCAAGCGATTTCGTATCTGAATGATGGCAGTATTGATCACTCAATTCCTATCAGTATTCAGGGGCTTACACCTCATAAACTGAGTAGTTTTCAGCAGGAGGAGTCTCTTTCTCCATCAGAGTATCGACCGACTTTTTTCTCAACTCCTTGA
- a CDS encoding methylglyoxal synthase: MEKTTRTMPAHKHIALVAHDNYKPELLRWVQEQKEKLQGHFLYATGTTGHMLSKETGLAIKSFISGPMGGDQQLGALISEGKIDMLIFFWDPLNAVPHDPDVKALLRIASVWNIPVATNRASANFMVSSNLLKSEVVIEIPDYEKYLADRT, translated from the coding sequence ATGGAAAAAACGACTCGCACCATGCCTGCTCACAAACACATCGCACTTGTGGCACATGACAACTACAAACCGGAACTATTACGTTGGGTACAAGAGCAAAAAGAGAAGCTGCAAGGGCACTTTCTTTATGCGACCGGCACAACAGGCCACATGCTAAGTAAAGAAACAGGACTGGCGATCAAGAGCTTTATCAGCGGTCCAATGGGAGGTGACCAACAGCTCGGTGCATTGATTTCAGAAGGCAAAATTGACATGCTAATCTTCTTCTGGGACCCACTTAATGCCGTACCTCATGACCCTGATGTGAAAGCGCTACTGCGTATTGCGAGTGTATGGAACATTCCAGTAGCCACCAACCGCGCATCAGCAAACTTCATGGTGTCCTCAAACCTGCTCAAATCTGAAGTCGTTATCGAGATCCCAGATTACGAGAAGTACTTAGCCGATCGTACCTAA
- the helD gene encoding DNA helicase IV: MQLSASSTARFFAQNEYQHVAIDGTELVISSPLLEERIPFHVWNGNVEVKRGFVWGSLVFYAHPEDEQQTAWCVQGLPWERCRKFAQQAVLCYQEWHNKQCEQLNICLPQWEAELHRLKHLPEFLPHSLVKKWSEQVVSDLTEMNMSLEEAEHHKAQRIEHLSSWLLEAHQQVIERNDAWIAKERPNWEVLFKQIESSPLNETQQHAVLLNDNHNLVLAGAGSGKTSVLTARVAYLLQSHLANAEDILLLAFGRDAVDEMSSRLADKVGLAADAVTVNTFHQLGMRILREVDGEMPKLSPLATDDKLRQAWCIDWLKKHWMTPANFKRWQKHLSNWPIAYLAGDDELGSNVENPKLIAWLDTQLSQLGAMAKNKKDIQELLVSHPEYSRLNSELALVWPCYQAWKQTLKETGEIDFNVMISRATQYVSRGRFKSQWRHIMVDEYQDISPQRLALIEALCHSKHVDAVRLFAVGDDWQSIYQFTGSDVNLTTGFAERFTHSTIHHLDTTYRFNQKIGEVANRFIQANPIQLKKTLNSAKETKQASVFVAPQSRIEHALDELNRHTNKKKSVLILGRNHYHQPEHLSTWQKSFAHLDIRYMTCHASKGKEADYVFVVNVDEGQLPAKVKTLHLDSAVVQSDDDFAHAEERRLFYVALTRAKEKVWVMYKTSPSVFVKELIEDDYEVEVIESRA, from the coding sequence ATGCAGTTAAGTGCTAGTTCCACCGCTCGTTTCTTTGCTCAGAATGAATACCAACATGTCGCGATCGACGGCACAGAGTTGGTGATTTCATCCCCCCTGCTCGAAGAGCGTATCCCTTTTCATGTTTGGAATGGAAATGTCGAGGTAAAGCGAGGCTTTGTCTGGGGTTCACTGGTGTTCTATGCTCACCCAGAAGATGAGCAGCAGACGGCGTGGTGTGTGCAAGGGCTACCTTGGGAGCGCTGTCGTAAGTTCGCTCAACAGGCGGTGCTGTGTTATCAAGAGTGGCACAATAAACAGTGCGAGCAATTGAATATCTGTCTTCCCCAGTGGGAAGCAGAGTTGCATCGACTTAAACATCTGCCTGAATTTCTTCCGCATTCACTGGTAAAAAAATGGAGTGAGCAGGTGGTTAGCGACTTGACTGAGATGAATATGTCTCTGGAAGAAGCTGAACACCACAAAGCCCAGCGCATTGAACATCTCTCTTCATGGTTACTAGAAGCACATCAACAAGTGATCGAACGTAATGACGCGTGGATCGCCAAAGAGCGCCCAAATTGGGAAGTGCTCTTTAAACAAATTGAATCCTCACCACTGAATGAAACTCAGCAGCATGCGGTACTGCTTAACGATAATCACAATTTAGTTCTGGCTGGGGCAGGCTCTGGTAAGACGAGTGTTTTGACTGCGCGCGTTGCTTATTTGCTGCAAAGCCATCTTGCCAATGCAGAAGATATTTTATTGCTCGCCTTTGGTCGAGATGCGGTGGATGAGATGTCATCTAGGTTGGCAGACAAAGTGGGTTTAGCGGCGGACGCAGTGACAGTGAACACCTTTCATCAACTGGGGATGCGTATTTTACGCGAAGTCGATGGCGAAATGCCCAAACTCAGCCCACTAGCGACTGACGACAAGCTACGCCAAGCGTGGTGTATCGACTGGCTAAAGAAACACTGGATGACACCAGCCAACTTCAAACGCTGGCAGAAACACCTATCTAACTGGCCAATTGCCTACCTAGCGGGTGATGACGAGCTTGGGAGTAATGTTGAAAACCCGAAGTTGATTGCTTGGTTGGATACGCAACTTTCTCAGTTAGGCGCGATGGCAAAAAATAAGAAAGATATTCAAGAGCTGCTGGTGTCACACCCAGAATACTCTCGCTTAAACAGTGAATTAGCCTTGGTTTGGCCGTGTTATCAAGCTTGGAAACAAACCCTTAAGGAGACGGGCGAGATTGACTTTAATGTGATGATAAGCCGCGCCACGCAGTATGTCAGCAGAGGGCGATTTAAATCGCAATGGCGTCATATTATGGTGGATGAATATCAAGACATTTCACCCCAGCGCTTGGCATTGATCGAAGCGCTATGTCATTCCAAACATGTCGATGCAGTCCGTCTGTTTGCCGTTGGTGACGATTGGCAATCCATCTATCAGTTTACTGGCTCAGACGTTAACTTGACGACGGGTTTCGCTGAGCGTTTTACCCATTCAACGATACATCATCTTGATACCACCTACCGTTTTAACCAGAAAATCGGCGAAGTGGCGAATCGTTTTATTCAGGCCAACCCAATCCAACTGAAGAAAACCTTAAACAGCGCCAAAGAAACCAAACAGGCGAGTGTGTTTGTCGCTCCTCAGAGTCGAATTGAGCACGCTTTGGATGAACTTAATCGCCATACGAACAAGAAAAAGTCTGTGTTGATTCTGGGACGCAATCACTACCATCAACCAGAGCACTTATCTACGTGGCAAAAGTCGTTTGCTCATCTGGACATTCGTTACATGACTTGTCATGCCAGTAAAGGCAAAGAAGCCGATTATGTGTTTGTGGTTAATGTGGATGAGGGGCAGCTACCCGCGAAAGTCAAAACACTTCATTTAGACAGTGCTGTTGTGCAAAGCGATGATGATTTTGCGCATGCAGAAGAGCGTCGATTGTTCTACGTTGCGTTGACTCGAGCAAAAGAGAAAGTGTGGGTAATGTATAAAACCTCACCATCTGTGTTTGTGAAAGAACTTATCGAAGACGATTACGAGGTTGAGGTAATAGAAAGCCGAGCATAA
- the yccS gene encoding YccS family putative transporter codes for MPLTIRSLSQQFQLYWANKTFNYSILILITLLGVVIPCWYFNLKTLIIPLILGVIAAALSESDDSFTGRLKAILLTLFCFAIASLSVELLFPYPLFFVLGLALSSFGFIMLGAIGPRYASIAFGSILIAIYTMLGAQESPNLWFQPTWLLCGAAWYFVMSMLWQGMAPSQPIQQSAANVFFRLADYLDAKSQLFHPLSNLTPQPHRLAEAKYNSATVDALNQCKNTLLSRSKRGHIHSSHRRFLTIYFLAQDIHERVSSSHYRYQELAQDFQRSDVMFRFKYLLETQAKACRELAQSIQLNEEYQHSGDSIVALDELQSSIQYLRDTDIRNVTGDSSRISLAQLGYLFNNLTMVEKLFSSINQNDSVAQEDDQLDDTDPHTLKAMWLRIKANFNKDSILFRHAIRLSLALSLGYGIIQSLGLERGYWILLTTLFVCQPNYSATRQKLTSRVIGTIAGLLVGVPLLTVFPSQESQLVFIVLSGLLFFAFRINNYSYATGFITLLVLFCFNQLGEGYAVVLPRLADTLIGCALAVGAVSLILPDWQSKRLHRVMADALKSNNSYLAQVIGQYRIGKKDSLNYRIARRQAHNHDAALNAAINAMLVEPGRYRGAVEESFRFLTLNHALLSYISAMGAHRSRIDDESTHQLILEAHRFIHQQLESLYLKLSGSNTDTHEQPSYDSAIEKRLSEWREEDENSVKMILQQLHLIYRMMPEMQSLASKFSARLEPINKTDQPLN; via the coding sequence GTGCCGTTAACAATCCGCTCTCTGTCACAACAATTTCAACTCTACTGGGCAAATAAAACGTTTAACTACAGTATTCTAATACTGATTACCTTGCTTGGTGTGGTGATCCCTTGTTGGTATTTCAATCTAAAAACACTGATTATTCCCCTTATTCTTGGCGTGATTGCAGCGGCGTTGTCAGAAAGTGATGACAGTTTTACTGGCAGGCTTAAAGCCATTCTCCTAACCCTATTTTGTTTTGCTATCGCATCTCTGTCCGTCGAGCTTTTATTTCCCTACCCTCTGTTTTTTGTGTTGGGGCTAGCACTCTCAAGCTTTGGCTTTATTATGCTGGGCGCCATAGGCCCGAGGTACGCGAGCATCGCCTTTGGTTCAATACTCATTGCTATCTACACGATGCTAGGTGCACAAGAGAGTCCGAACCTTTGGTTTCAACCTACTTGGCTGCTGTGTGGCGCAGCCTGGTATTTCGTCATGTCGATGCTTTGGCAAGGAATGGCACCGTCACAGCCGATTCAGCAAAGTGCCGCCAATGTTTTCTTTCGCTTGGCTGATTACCTTGATGCAAAGAGCCAGTTATTTCACCCTCTTTCTAATCTTACACCGCAGCCACACCGCCTTGCTGAAGCCAAATATAATTCAGCCACCGTCGATGCGTTGAACCAATGTAAAAACACTCTGTTATCGCGCTCAAAGCGCGGGCATATACACAGTAGTCATCGCCGTTTCTTAACCATCTACTTTCTCGCTCAAGATATTCATGAGCGTGTCAGCTCGAGCCATTATCGATATCAAGAGCTCGCACAAGATTTTCAACGCTCTGATGTGATGTTTCGTTTTAAGTACCTACTTGAAACTCAAGCTAAAGCTTGCCGCGAATTAGCACAGTCTATTCAGTTAAATGAAGAGTACCAGCACTCGGGTGATTCAATTGTCGCGCTTGATGAGCTACAAAGTTCTATTCAATATTTGCGTGATACCGATATCCGCAACGTCACTGGCGACTCTTCTCGTATTTCGTTGGCTCAACTCGGCTATCTATTTAACAATCTAACGATGGTTGAGAAACTATTTAGCTCGATTAATCAGAACGATAGCGTGGCTCAAGAAGATGATCAACTTGACGATACTGACCCGCATACATTGAAAGCAATGTGGCTACGCATCAAAGCAAACTTTAATAAAGATTCTATCCTGTTTCGCCACGCTATCCGCCTTTCACTCGCTCTGAGCCTAGGCTACGGTATCATTCAATCGTTAGGCTTGGAGCGTGGATACTGGATCTTGCTGACCACCTTGTTTGTCTGCCAGCCCAATTACAGCGCAACTCGCCAAAAGCTCACTTCACGAGTTATAGGCACGATTGCGGGCCTACTCGTAGGTGTACCGTTACTCACCGTATTCCCTTCACAAGAGAGTCAGCTCGTGTTTATCGTGTTGAGCGGGTTACTCTTCTTTGCCTTCAGAATCAACAATTACAGTTATGCCACCGGATTCATCACACTACTGGTGCTGTTCTGTTTCAACCAACTTGGTGAAGGCTATGCCGTAGTTTTACCGCGTCTGGCGGATACACTCATAGGCTGTGCGTTGGCCGTCGGCGCAGTCAGTCTCATCTTGCCAGACTGGCAATCGAAGCGTCTGCACCGAGTGATGGCTGATGCCCTAAAAAGCAACAACAGCTATCTTGCGCAAGTCATTGGTCAGTATCGTATCGGGAAGAAAGATAGCCTCAACTACCGTATTGCTCGTCGACAAGCCCATAACCACGATGCGGCGCTTAACGCTGCAATTAACGCGATGCTGGTTGAACCAGGACGTTATAGAGGGGCCGTTGAGGAGAGTTTTCGTTTTCTCACATTAAACCATGCGCTACTGAGCTATATCTCAGCGATGGGAGCCCATCGCAGCAGAATAGATGACGAGTCAACCCATCAACTGATCTTGGAAGCACACCGCTTTATCCATCAGCAGCTAGAGAGCCTGTACTTGAAGCTAAGTGGCAGTAATACGGATACTCACGAGCAGCCATCTTACGATAGCGCGATTGAAAAGCGACTTTCTGAGTGGCGAGAAGAAGATGAGAACTCGGTGAAAATGATACTGCAGCAACTGCATTTGATTTATCGCATGATGCCTGAGATGCAGTCTTTAGCCAGCAAGTTTTCAGCCAGGCTTGAGCCCATTAATAAAACAGATCAGCCATTGAACTAA